ACGTTCTTTAGCTGCGCGTGCCAAATTTTTAGATTATATCTATTTTTGTCGTGCGATTTTTCATGATGTAGTTGTTAACGGGATACGTATGCCCTTTTTTAACAATTGCATAGTAGCTATTGAACGATAGAAGTCTCTTCACCCATTTTTGATAAACGTGTGAAAAGGGAGCTATTTGGCTTCCTTTTTCTATGCCAAAAACCATGGGGAATGTTTCTTTCCCATGGTTTTTTATATTGAAAGGAGTACGGAAAATGACAATTTGTAGTGTAAATAATGTAAAGAAATCTTTTGGTGGAAACATCATATTTGAAAATATATCGCTTGAAATAAAGAATGGAGAACGTATTGGATTAGTTGGTCGTAACGGTAGTGGGAAGACAACTATCTTTCAGCTTCTAACAGGAATGGAGAGTTTGGATGCAGGAGCCATTCATATGAAGAAAGGTACATGCATCGGTCATGTAGCACAAATTCCAAAATTCAATAATGAAATGAATGTATATGATGTATTAAGCTCCGCTTTTAAAAAGGAAAAAGAGTTGGAGATAGAAATGCATGCTTTAGAAAAAAATATGGCGGAAGAACAGGAATCATCTGCTTTACAAAAATTGATGGAGAGATACGGAGTAATTCAAGAAAGGTACGCGTTTCTCGGTGGTTATGAAATAGAGGCGAATATTATGAAGGTAGCAAATGGTCTACAGGTGACGGAACTATTTCCTCGATCATTTATGGAGTTAAGTGGTGGAGAACAAACAAAAGTAAGCCTTGCGTATATGCTATTGCAGAAACCAGATTTACTTTTGTTAGATGAACCAACAAATCATTTGGACTTATTTGCAGTCGAGTGGTTAGAACAATTTCTAAAAGAGTATACAGGAACAGTTATGGTCATTTCGCATGATCGCTATTTCCTTGATGAAGTTGTAACGAAAATTTTTGATTTAGAAGATGGAGAAATTCACGTATATCATACGAACTATTCACAGTTTGTTGAGGAAAAGGAAGAAAGGTTGCTTCAAGAATTTCAAGCGTATCAAGAACAGCAAAAGAAAATAAAGAAAATGAAAGAAGCAATTAAGCGTCTACGTGAATGGGCAAATCAAGCGAATCCGCCGAATGAAGGATTGCATAAGAGAGCCAGAAATATGGAACGTGCATTAGAGCGCATAGAGAAACTAAAGAGACCCATTTTGGATAGAAAACAGATGGGACTTCAGTTTGAAGGGCAAGAGAGAAGCGGAAAAGATGTTGTTGTAATGAAAGAAGTGAGTAAAGGATTTGCTGAACGACCTTTATTTGAGAAAGCAAATTTGCATATTCGTTTTCAGGAGCGCGCAGCTATCGTTGGACGTAATGGTACAGGAAAGACTACGTTATTAAAACTACTACTAGAAGAAATGCAGCAAGATGCTGGTGAAATTCGGATTGGTAGTAGTGTGAAAATCGGTTATTTATCGCAACATGCGTACGGGAATATGAAGAACAATGTATTGGAAGCTTTCAGAGATTGTGTAGCTGTAACAGAGGGAGAAGCAAGACATATATTAGCGCGATTTTTATTTTATGGTCCAGCTGTTTTTAAGAAAGTAACGCAACTTAGCGGTGGAGAGAAAATGAGGCTAAGACTCGCGCAACTTATGTATCAAGATGTTAACTTTCTTATTTTAGATGAACCGACGAATCATCTTGATATTGAATCAAGGGAAGTTTTAGAGGAAGCCCTTGAACAATATAACGGGACGATTTTAGCTGTTTCACATGATCGTTATTTCTTAAATAAATTGTTTGAAAAGACATATTGGATTGATGAGCACAAATTATTTGAGTTTGCAGGGAACTATGCATGGGCTCGTCAAAAGTGGGAAGAAAGAATTGAGAAACAAGTAGCAAAACAGAAGCAGCAACAGCAACAGCAAGGGAATAGAGCGTTAGAAGTAATGCCTATAAAAAAGAAGAAGGCTAGGAATTTAGAGGAAGTTGAAAGCGAGTTAGTGCATATAGAAGAAGATATATATGCACTTGAATGTAAAATGGAACATGTAGTTGATGTTGAAATGCTTGAACAATTGTATGAAGAAAAAACGAAAAAAGAGTTTTTACGAGCGGAGTTATATAATGAGTTAGAGAATATTGTGGGGTAAAGAAAATAGAATGGAAGAGCAAGTTGTTTTCTCATGTTTTGAGGGAGGGCTTGTTCTTTTTTCTATAAGGAAAGAGGAAAAATTGGTATAATTTTCTTGTTGATGCGATAACGAGACGAACTTTAGGTTATTAAAATGTGAGGAGAATTTTATGTTAGGATACGCGCGGATTGCTACAATCGTTATGATTTGTTTCGTTTACGCAAATCATGTTTCACGTGAAACAGCAAATTTACAAATTTTTGTCGGTATTGCACTTTTCATTTATATTGTGAATCATATTTTACTTGTAAAAGCAAAAGAGAGTAGGAAACTCATTTTTTATACCTTGCTCGCAAACGGTATTGTCACAGCATTATTAGGATTTTTATTTCCCGAGACATGTTTGTATTTAATTATATTTGGAATTGATGCGGTAGGATTATTTATTCATGATTGGCGTAAAAGTATGACTTATTTTTTCATCGCTTTTTTCTTTCTTTGTTGGTTTATAAATATAATGCATACGTACCAACATACAGGGAGTTTGGAATTGGAGAGTAATGCAATTAACTTTATGTTTATCATTTTTAGTGCTTTAGCTGGAAACTTAATAAAAAAACTTACAGCTGCTAGGCAAATGGTAGATGAGCAATATGGGGAATTAGCATTATCTCATACAGCTTTAAAAGAAGCACATGAACAATTACGGCTATATGCTAAAGAGGTGGAAGAATTGACAGCTGTTCGGGAACGGAATGATATTGCCCGAGAAATTCATGATACCGTCGGTCACAATATGACTGCTTTACTTGTTCAGTTGCAACTGGCAGAGGCTTTATGGAAACAAAAATTGGACGCTACGGAAGAGGTTTTACATACATGTCATGGGTTAGCTAGAAAATCACTTCAAGAAGTAAGAGCTTCTGTGCATGCCTTAAAAGAAGAAAGTAAACTAGGGAATATAATAGAGAATATGCGAGAAATGTTACATGGATATTCTAAAGCGAC
This Bacillus mycoides DNA region includes the following protein-coding sequences:
- a CDS encoding RAxF-45 family protein, with protein sequence MKRSLAARAKFLDYIYFCRAIFHDVVVNGIRMPFFNNCIVAIER
- the abc-f gene encoding ribosomal protection-like ABC-F family protein, whose translation is MTICSVNNVKKSFGGNIIFENISLEIKNGERIGLVGRNGSGKTTIFQLLTGMESLDAGAIHMKKGTCIGHVAQIPKFNNEMNVYDVLSSAFKKEKELEIEMHALEKNMAEEQESSALQKLMERYGVIQERYAFLGGYEIEANIMKVANGLQVTELFPRSFMELSGGEQTKVSLAYMLLQKPDLLLLDEPTNHLDLFAVEWLEQFLKEYTGTVMVISHDRYFLDEVVTKIFDLEDGEIHVYHTNYSQFVEEKEERLLQEFQAYQEQQKKIKKMKEAIKRLREWANQANPPNEGLHKRARNMERALERIEKLKRPILDRKQMGLQFEGQERSGKDVVVMKEVSKGFAERPLFEKANLHIRFQERAAIVGRNGTGKTTLLKLLLEEMQQDAGEIRIGSSVKIGYLSQHAYGNMKNNVLEAFRDCVAVTEGEARHILARFLFYGPAVFKKVTQLSGGEKMRLRLAQLMYQDVNFLILDEPTNHLDIESREVLEEALEQYNGTILAVSHDRYFLNKLFEKTYWIDEHKLFEFAGNYAWARQKWEERIEKQVAKQKQQQQQQGNRALEVMPIKKKKARNLEEVESELVHIEEDIYALECKMEHVVDVEMLEQLYEEKTKKEFLRAELYNELENIVG
- a CDS encoding sensor histidine kinase, which codes for MLGYARIATIVMICFVYANHVSRETANLQIFVGIALFIYIVNHILLVKAKESRKLIFYTLLANGIVTALLGFLFPETCLYLIIFGIDAVGLFIHDWRKSMTYFFIAFFFLCWFINIMHTYQHTGSLELESNAINFMFIIFSALAGNLIKKLTAARQMVDEQYGELALSHTALKEAHEQLRLYAKEVEELTAVRERNDIAREIHDTVGHNMTALLVQLQLAEALWKQKLDATEEVLHTCHGLARKSLQEVRASVHALKEESKLGNIIENMREMLHGYSKATKVQVSFQLQGDPVVIPLSLQPTLLRIMQESLTNAKRHGKASLCEVSLVCSVEQVKLCISDNGMGANEVSPGFGLLNMKERVEEHGGSIQFESEIEKGFRLKIEFPLREKTWIIGGAL